A genomic region of Raphanus sativus cultivar WK10039 chromosome 6, ASM80110v3, whole genome shotgun sequence contains the following coding sequences:
- the LOC108809505 gene encoding uncharacterized protein LOC108809505, with translation MKTKTCLVFFFSSLIITNIALAQDRAPHGLAYETPVAFSPSAFDFFHAQPRNQDATLEPCAESGCSPLPVSAKVQGASKKAQQSEVATMSIGSRSGVGAGGVVGIIFGLAFPMVM, from the coding sequence atgaaaacaaagacTTGCctcgttttcttcttctcttctctaatCATCACAAACATAGCCTTAGCGCAAGACCGAGCTCCTCACGGGTTGGCTTATGAGACCCCAGTGGCGTTTTCACCTTCTGCATTTGACTTCTTTCACGCGCAACCACGAAACCAGGATGCAACTTTAGAGCCTTGCGCTGAATCAGGCTGCTCGCCTCTCCCAGTGTCTGCGAAGGTTCAAGGAGCTTCTAAAAAAGCACAGCAAAGCGAGGTAGCAACAATGTCAATTGGTTCGAGAAGCGGAGTGGGAGCTGGTGGTGTGGTCGGGATCATCTTTGGACTTGCGTTTCCCATGGTAATGTGA
- the LOC108810200 gene encoding glyoxylase I 4 — MEKEKEKEKEKEKEKEKKSEESKPPLMALNHVSRLCRDVKKSLEFYTKVLGFVETERPASLDFDGAWLFNYGVGIHLVQAKDEEKLPSNTDHLDPMDNHISFQCEDMEALEKRLKEVDVKYIKRTVGEQEDAAIDQLFFNDPDGFMVEICNCENLELKPRHSADAIRLPGDRHAPPVSLPQANS, encoded by the coding sequence atggagaaggagaaggagaaggagaaggagaaggagaaggagaaggagaagaaaagcGAGGAATCAAAGCCGCCATTGATGGCGTTAAACCATGTATCAAGACTCTGCAGAGACGTCAAAAAGTCCCTCGAGTTCTACACGAAAGTGTTAGGGTTCGTGGAGACAGAGCGTCCCGCGTCTCTCGACTTCGACGGAGCGTGGCTATTCAACTACGGCGTTGGGATCCATTTGGTGCAGGCTAAAGACGAAGAAAAGTTACCTTCGAACACGGACCATTTGGACCCGATGGATAACCACATCTCGTTCCAGTGCGAAGACATGGAAGCTTTGGAGAAGAGGCTCAAGGAAGTGGATGTGAAGTACATCAAGAGGACGGTCGGTGAGCAGGAAGACGCAGCTATCGACCAGCTCTTCTTTAATGACCCCGATGGTTTCATGGTCGAGATCTGTAACTGCGAGAATCTTGAGCTTAAACCGCGTCATTCGGCTGATGCTATACGTCTCCCGGGAGATCGACACGCGCCTCCTGTTTCGCTCCCTCAGGCCAATTCTTAA
- the LOC108809186 gene encoding uncharacterized protein LOC108809186 yields MISILAQERLLGFTLGSALTGFVVLEQRKLIRESVADRKSQSVDQSQVREGIFGKKYRMEFASLWNKAVDQTFEPAIQYLSSRKW; encoded by the exons ATGATCAGCATTCTCGCTCAG GAGCGTCTTCTTGGCTTCACGCTAGGTAGCGCCTTGACAGGGTTCGTCGTTCTGGAGCAGCGAAAACTCATCCGTGAATCCGTCGCCGATCGTAAATCTCAATCCGTGGATCAATCTCAG GTGAGAGAAGGGATATTCGGGAAGAAATATAGGATGGAGTTTGCGTCTCTGTGGAACAAAGCTGTGGACCAGACCTTTGAACCTGCCATTCAATACCTTAGTTCTCGTAAatggtag
- the LOC108810812 gene encoding uncharacterized protein LOC108810812: MAVAKKLCFIVILSMCFLNVEFLHAQEDSPSPATSTKRAAAPAHSPLPPSSSSSSSPESHSSPSPSPKTVSLPPPASSPDSPQPSSSPSPSPSPAPDSPQPSSSPSPSPSPSSSSSPSSSSSPSPSPSPDSPPPPLPQQESPSPTPSSPEPAPAPAPSEDDADDDSEEETEYFPSPTPSPAPEEEGESEDIKASEDGEFEQDGGEDKGLSGWQRAGIAIGALLGVGAIAIGALIYKKRQDNLARARYTYFHQSEFL, encoded by the coding sequence ATGGCCGTGGCTAAAAAGCTCTGTTTCATTGTCATTCTAtcaatgtgtttcctaaatgtCGAATTTTTGCATGCACAGGAGGACTCTCCATCACCAGCTACCTCAACAAAACGTGCGGCGGCACCAGCGCATTCTCCTCTgccaccatcttcttcttcttcttcttcacctgaATCACATTCCTCTCCCTCACCATCACCAAAAACGGTTTCCCTTCCGCCACCAGCTTCATCACCAGATTCTCCACAACCATCTTcctcaccatcaccatcaccatcaccagCACCAGATTCTCCACAACCATCTTCCTCTCcctcaccatcaccatcaccatcttcttcttcctcaccatcttcctcttcctcaccatcaccatcaccatcaccagATTCTCCACCACCTCCTCTTCCTCAGCAGGAATCTCCATCACCAACTCCCTCATCTCCTGAACCAGCACCTGCTCCTGCTCCATCAGAAGATGATGCAGATGATGATTCAGAGGAGGAGACGGAGTATTTCCCTTCTCCAACCCCATCTCCTGCGCCGGAAGAGGAGGGAGAATCAGAAGACATCAAAGCAAGCGAGGATGGTGAATTCGAGCAAGATGGAGGGGAAGATAAAGGGCTGAGTGGATGGCAGAGAGCAGGGATCGCCATAGGAGCGTTACTTGGAGTTGGAGCCATTGCAATCGGAGCTCTTATTTACAAGAAACGACAAGATAACTTAGCCAGAGCTCGTTACACTTACTTTCACCAATCAGAGTTTCTTTAA
- the LOC108813696 gene encoding zinc finger CCCH domain-containing protein 24: MTSSSSVDELPSAAAETPTSQIPSDITSAPVDPIPASDDVEAVGEKRKREDENTTNNLESSDPNPTPSPWFKTSLCSYFRRQGSCSHGATCKYAHGEKELRQKPDNTWDPTSERGKKAKMSENAVKEEEEEEVGDVMFTEEMMDENDGEGGGGEGVVHDLSLSKCLVHLPTKWQSDDLKTFLREQGVEYKFAKKRRGMMVGFLTFENAEQLKNGVEILEGKNVNNKSLKIADVLPRTFDKNGAKNPAAKLKSAREAVTPLADLSYADQLEQKKASIAQMLKKLTRNARKACPNGKSLPEWVLQSREIGGLSCKLEGIIESPLVNGYRNKCEFSTGYSVEGKLTVGFMLGNFSAGVTAVEEAVNCPNISKLACRYASIFQSFLEKSRLPVWNRFKSCGFWRQLTVREGSKPGVVSNDEDADSRIAEVLLMVQVCTKDTDEAEVATEFEELAKAFAEGAKASSPPLPLTVLVVQDHVGISNVAPPDCPLRLLPIPVSDNGTHQDQSTNVLTEARIHDHINNLRFSISPTAFFQVNTCAAEKLYSLAGDWADLGPDTLLFDVCCGTGTIGLTLAHRVGMVIGIEMNASAVSDAERNAKINGISNCKFICSKAEDVMSSLLTEYLDVSETEEAKPPSDDDLDKQNSSAEEISNSEDVQKTEQKNSSEPERSTKPQFKNVVAIVDPPRPGLHPDVIKALRTHPRLKTLVYISCNPETLVANAIELCTPSFEKTGQENKGYRRQSRMGTAALARHRAKKMPASEPFKPVKAMAVDLFPHTDHCEMVMLLNR; this comes from the exons ATGACGTCATCATCTTCAGTCGACGAGCTCCCTTCCGCCGCCGCCGAAACCCCAACATCCCAGATTCCGTCCGATATCACTTCCGCTCCCGTCGACCCGATCCCAGCTTCCGATGACGTCGAAGCCGTGGGGGAGAAACGGAAGCGAGAGGACGAGAACACCACCAATAATCTCGAATCGTCCGACCCGAACCCCACCCCTTCGCCGTGGTTCAAGACGAGCCTCTGCTCCTACTTCAGGCGCCAGGGCTCGTGCAGCCACGGAGCCACGTGCAAGTACGCCCACGGCGAGAAAGAGCTCCGTCAGAAACCGGATAACACGTGGGACCCCACCTCCGAGCGCGGTAAGAAGGCGAAGATGTCGGAGAACGCTGtgaaagaggaggaggaagaggaagtgGGTGATGTTATGTTCACGGAGGAGATGATGGATGAGAACGATGGTGAAGGAGGTGGTGGTGAGGGAGTTGTTCATGATCTGTCGCTTAGTAAATGTTTGGTGCATTTGCCCACTAAATGGCAATCTGATGATCTCAAGACCTTTCTCCGAGAGCAG GGAGTTGAATATAAGTTTGCGAAGAAAAGACGAGGAATGATGGTTGGTTTCCTCACATTTGAGAATGCTGAACAATTGAAAAACGGCGTGGAG ATCTTGGAAGGCAAAAACGTTAACAACAAGAGTTTGAAGATCGCTGATGTCCTTCCCCGTACATTCGACAAGAACGGAGCGAAGAATCCGGCTGCTAAGCTCAAAAGTGCCCGCGAAGCCGTGACTCCTTTGGCAGACCTGTCTTACGCAGACCAGCTCGAACAGAAGAAGGCTTCTATCGCGCAAATGCTGAAAAAACTT ACGAGGAATGCGCGTAAAGCTTGTCCAAATGGAAAATCACTTCCAGAATGGGTCCTTCAGTCTAGAGAAATAG GTGGCCTTTCATGTAAGCTAGAGGGAATTATAGAATCACCGCTTGTGAATGGTTACAGGAACAAGTGTGAGTTCTCAACTGGATATTCCGTTGAGGGGAAGTTAACTGTTGGCTTCATGCTCGGAAATTTTAG TGCGGGTGTAACAGCAGTGGAGGAAGCTGTGAACTGTCCCAATATCTCTAAACTTGCTTGCCGTTACGCTTCAATCTTTCAGAGTTTCTTGGAAAAATCAAGGCTCCCTGTTTGGAATAGGTTTAAAAGCTGTGGGTTCTGGCGACAGTTGACG GTTCGAGAAGGAAGCAAACCAGGTGTGGTTTCAAATGATGAAGATGCTGATTCAAGAATTGCAGAGGTTCTGCTTATGGTTCAG GTTTGTACTAAGGATACTGATGAGGCTGAAGTGGCAACTGAGTTTGAAGAACTAGCAAAAGCATTTGCTGAAGGAGCTAAAGCAAGCTCTCCACCTCTTCCTCTGACTGTATTAGTTGTTCAA GATCACGTAGGGATATCAAACGTTGCACCACCAGATTGTCCACTACGGTTGCTGCCTATTCCAGTGTCAGATAATGGAACACATCAGGACCAATCCACCAATGTTTTGACTGAAGCTCGGATTCATGATCACATCAACAACCTTCGGTTCAGCATATCCCCAACAGCTTTCTTTCAG GTTAATACCTGCGCCGCAGAGAAGTTGTATTCACTTGCTGGAGATTGGGCTGATCTTGGTCCTGACACTTTGCTCTTTGATGTATGTTGTGGAACTGGAACAATTGGTCTTACACTGGCACATCGTGTCGGTATG GTGATTGGCATAGAGATGAATGCTTCGGCTGTATCAGATGCGGAACGGAATGCAAAGATTAATGGCATAAGCAACTGCAAGTTCATATGTTCAAAG GCAGAGGATGTGATGAGCTCTCTACTTACAGAATACCTAGATGTGTCTGAAACTGAAGAAGCCAAACCTCCAAGTGATGATGATCTCGACAAACAAAATTCCTCAGCAGAAGAAATCTCAAACTCAGAGGATGTTCAAAAGACTGAGCAGAAGAACTCCTCTGAGCCGGAACGATCTACAAAACCACAGTTCAAAAACGTAGTTGCTATAGTGGATCCACCTCGTCCCGGACTTCATCCAGATGTTATCAAAGCTCTGAGAACCCATCCACGGTTGAAGACGCTTGT GTACATTTCATGCAACCCTGAAACGCTAGTGGCAAACGCGATAGAGCTTTGCACGCCGTCATTCGAGAAAACGGGTCAAGAGAACAAAGGATACCGAAGACAAAGCAGGATGGGGACCGCCGCTTTGGCTCGACACAGAGCCAAGAAAATGCCTGCTTCTGAGCCTTTTAAGCCGGTCAAAGCCATGGCCGTTGATCTTTTCCCTCACACCGACCACTGCGAAATGGTAATGCTACTCAATAGGTaa